In a genomic window of Nocardia fluminea:
- a CDS encoding DUF2461 domain-containing protein → MDAFTGFPLAGLDFYEDLEADNSKAFWNAHKHIYDEAVRAPMTALTAELAAEFGQAKIFRPYRDVRFSADKLPYKTHQGAVAGVSPGVGWYVQIGAAGLFVAGGCFRPSPTALAVLRATIDDEVRGAELEKILAATTAAGFTVGGDKLKTKPKGYAIDHPRIDLLRHKSLTVHREFGAPEWLTTPAAATEIRRAWNDLRPLVEWFAAVLQGVPEDTSGRRP, encoded by the coding sequence ATGGATGCTTTCACCGGATTCCCGCTCGCCGGACTCGACTTCTACGAAGATCTGGAGGCCGACAACTCGAAGGCCTTCTGGAACGCGCACAAACACATCTACGACGAGGCCGTGCGCGCCCCGATGACCGCGCTCACCGCCGAACTCGCGGCGGAATTCGGCCAGGCCAAGATCTTTCGGCCCTATCGTGATGTCCGATTCTCCGCCGACAAGCTGCCCTACAAGACCCATCAGGGCGCGGTGGCGGGAGTGTCGCCGGGCGTCGGCTGGTATGTGCAGATCGGGGCGGCGGGACTGTTCGTCGCCGGTGGTTGCTTCCGGCCCTCACCCACGGCCTTGGCCGTCCTGCGGGCGACGATCGACGACGAGGTACGCGGGGCGGAGCTGGAGAAGATTCTGGCCGCGACCACGGCAGCCGGTTTCACCGTCGGCGGCGACAAGCTCAAAACCAAGCCCAAGGGCTACGCCATCGACCATCCGCGCATCGACCTGCTGCGCCACAAGTCACTGACCGTGCACCGCGAGTTCGGCGCACCGGAGTGGCTCACCACCCCCGCCGCGGCCACCGAGATCCGCCGCGCCTGGAACGACCTGCGGCCGCTCGTCGAGTGGTTCGCCGCCGTCCTCCAGGGCGTCCCCGAGGACACCAGCGGCAGACGCCCCTAG
- a CDS encoding ribose-phosphate diphosphokinase has translation MTAFSIDNQKNLMLFAGRSHPELAEQVAKELDVDITPQTATDFANGEIFVRFEESVRGSDAFVLQSFPAPLNQWLMEQLIMIDALKRGSAKRITAVLPFYPYARQDKKHRGREPISARLVADLLKTAGADRIISVDLHTDQIQGFFDGPVDHMHALVQLSDYIRTNYSTDNLAVVSPDAGRVKVAEKWADALGGTPLSFIHKTRDPLVPNQVKSNRVVGDVEGRTCVLIDDMIDTGGTIAGAVKVLKEAGAGDVIIAATHGVLSDPAAERLANCGAREVVITNTLPISEDKKFPTLTVLSIAPLLARTIREVFENGSVTGLFNGNA, from the coding sequence GTGACCGCGTTCTCGATCGACAACCAGAAGAACTTGATGCTCTTCGCAGGCCGGTCACATCCTGAGCTGGCCGAACAGGTCGCCAAGGAACTCGATGTCGACATCACCCCGCAGACCGCGACCGACTTCGCCAACGGCGAGATCTTCGTGCGGTTCGAGGAGTCGGTCCGCGGCTCCGACGCCTTCGTGCTGCAGAGCTTCCCCGCGCCGCTGAACCAGTGGCTGATGGAACAGCTCATCATGATCGACGCGCTCAAGCGCGGCTCGGCCAAGCGGATCACCGCGGTGCTGCCGTTCTACCCGTACGCGCGCCAGGACAAGAAGCACCGCGGCCGTGAGCCGATCTCCGCCCGCCTGGTCGCCGACCTACTCAAGACCGCGGGCGCCGATCGCATCATCAGCGTCGACCTACACACCGACCAGATCCAGGGTTTCTTCGACGGCCCCGTCGATCACATGCACGCGCTGGTGCAGCTCTCGGACTACATCCGCACCAACTACTCCACCGACAACCTCGCCGTCGTCTCCCCCGACGCCGGCCGCGTGAAGGTCGCCGAGAAGTGGGCCGACGCGCTCGGTGGCACGCCGCTGTCGTTCATCCACAAGACCCGCGACCCGCTGGTGCCCAACCAGGTGAAGTCCAACCGCGTCGTCGGTGACGTCGAAGGCCGCACCTGCGTGCTGATCGACGACATGATCGACACCGGTGGCACCATCGCCGGTGCGGTGAAGGTGCTCAAGGAAGCGGGCGCGGGCGACGTGATCATCGCGGCCACCCACGGTGTGCTCAGCGATCCGGCCGCCGAGCGTCTCGCCAACTGTGGCGCCAGGGAAGTCGTCATCACCAACACGCTGCCGATCAGCGAGGACAAGAAGTTCCCGACGCTGACCGTGCTGTCGATCGCGCCGCTGCTGGCTCGCACCATCCGCGAGGTCTTCGAGAACGGCTCGGTCACCGGCCTCTTCAACGGCAACGCTTGA
- the glmU gene encoding bifunctional UDP-N-acetylglucosamine diphosphorylase/glucosamine-1-phosphate N-acetyltransferase GlmU, giving the protein MPPQTAVVVLAAGAGTRMRSKTPKVLHPLAGRSMLSHALHAAVEIDPTHLITVVGHDREKVGAAVADVGKELGREIVCAVQEQQLGTGHAVQCALGSIPADFDGDLLVTSADVPLLDGHTLSALLDEHRSYAERPAVTVLTFVPEDANGYGRIVRHDDGQVAEIVEHADATPEQAKIKEVNSGVYAFDASVLRTMIGRLSTANAQHELYLTDVLRLAREAGHPVHGARLVDSNKVTGVNDRVQLSQAGATLNRYILERHMRAGVTIIDPATTWIDASVRIGRDAVLRPGTQLFGETHIGEDAEIGPDTTLTDVFVGEGASVIRTHGERAEIGEGATIGPFSYLRPGTVVGEEGKLGAFVETKNASIGAHSKVPHLTYVGDATIGEHSNIGASSVFVNYDGVNKHHTVVGSHVRTGSDTMFIAPVTVGDGAYTGAGTVLRRSVPPGALAVSGGPQRTIENWVQRYRPGTAAARAAAEAIAADETSSKTIEQKDGNQQ; this is encoded by the coding sequence ATGCCACCGCAGACCGCCGTCGTCGTTCTCGCAGCAGGTGCTGGGACGCGAATGCGGTCGAAGACTCCGAAAGTGCTGCACCCGTTAGCAGGCCGGTCGATGCTCTCGCACGCGCTGCACGCCGCCGTCGAGATCGATCCGACCCACCTGATCACCGTTGTCGGGCACGACCGGGAGAAGGTCGGCGCCGCCGTCGCGGACGTGGGTAAGGAACTCGGCCGCGAGATCGTGTGCGCGGTGCAGGAGCAGCAGCTCGGAACCGGACACGCGGTGCAGTGCGCACTGGGTTCGATCCCCGCGGACTTCGACGGCGACCTTCTCGTCACCTCGGCCGATGTGCCGTTGCTGGACGGACACACTCTCTCCGCGCTGCTCGACGAGCACCGCAGCTACGCCGAGCGGCCCGCGGTGACGGTCCTGACCTTCGTGCCCGAGGACGCCAACGGCTACGGCCGGATCGTGCGCCACGACGACGGTCAGGTCGCCGAGATCGTGGAGCACGCCGACGCGACTCCCGAGCAGGCCAAGATCAAAGAGGTCAACTCCGGCGTCTACGCCTTCGACGCGTCGGTACTGCGCACCATGATCGGGCGGCTGTCCACCGCCAACGCCCAGCACGAGCTCTACCTCACCGATGTGCTGCGGCTGGCTCGCGAGGCCGGTCATCCCGTGCACGGCGCGCGGCTGGTGGACTCCAACAAGGTCACCGGCGTGAACGACCGGGTGCAGCTCTCGCAAGCGGGCGCCACCCTCAATCGCTACATTCTCGAACGCCACATGCGCGCGGGCGTCACCATCATCGACCCGGCGACGACCTGGATCGACGCGAGTGTGCGGATCGGGCGCGACGCCGTCCTGCGACCCGGCACCCAGCTCTTCGGCGAGACCCACATCGGCGAGGACGCCGAGATCGGGCCGGACACCACCCTCACCGATGTGTTCGTCGGTGAGGGCGCGAGCGTGATCCGCACCCACGGCGAGCGCGCCGAGATCGGCGAGGGCGCCACCATCGGACCGTTCAGTTATCTGCGACCGGGCACGGTCGTCGGCGAGGAAGGCAAGCTCGGCGCTTTCGTCGAGACCAAGAACGCCTCGATCGGCGCGCACTCGAAGGTGCCGCACCTCACCTACGTCGGCGACGCGACGATCGGCGAGCACAGCAACATCGGCGCTTCCAGCGTTTTTGTGAACTACGACGGGGTGAACAAACACCACACTGTGGTCGGTTCGCATGTGCGTACCGGTAGCGACACCATGTTCATCGCGCCGGTCACCGTGGGTGACGGCGCCTATACGGGGGCGGGTACTGTACTGCGCAGAAGCGTTCCACCGGGTGCACTTGCTGTGTCGGGTGGGCCACAGCGCACTATTGAAAACTGGGTGCAGCGCTACCGTCCAGGAACCGCTGCGGCGCGCGCGGCGGCGGAAGCCATCGCGGCAGACGAGACGTCTTCGAAGACAATCGAGCAAAAGGATGGCAACCAGCAGTGA
- a CDS encoding TetR/AcrR family transcriptional regulator — protein sequence MTGTQRRQQLIEIGRALFAERGYDATSIEEIAQRAQVSKPVVYEHFGGKEGLYAVVVDREMSMLLEMVTSSLTRNRSRVRLEQVALALLTYIEERTDGFRILVRDQPAANSDGRYSSLLNEAVNQVAHLLAGDFGRRDLDTSLAPLYAQALVGMVSTTATWWLDERTPPKEVVAAHLVNLCWNGLSHLEAEPGLSSEWNTGTTPTNGGVTGR from the coding sequence ATGACGGGTACGCAGCGCAGGCAGCAGTTGATCGAGATCGGTCGCGCGTTGTTCGCGGAACGGGGGTACGACGCGACCTCGATCGAGGAGATCGCGCAGCGCGCGCAGGTGTCGAAGCCGGTGGTCTACGAACATTTCGGCGGCAAGGAAGGCCTCTACGCGGTGGTCGTCGATCGCGAGATGTCGATGTTGCTGGAGATGGTCACCTCCTCACTCACCCGCAATCGTTCGCGGGTGCGATTAGAGCAGGTGGCGCTGGCCCTGCTCACCTACATCGAGGAGCGGACCGACGGTTTCCGCATCCTGGTCCGCGACCAGCCCGCCGCCAACTCCGACGGACGCTACTCGAGCCTGCTCAACGAGGCTGTCAACCAGGTGGCCCACCTGCTCGCCGGCGATTTCGGTCGCCGTGATCTCGATACCAGTCTCGCCCCGCTCTACGCCCAGGCTCTGGTCGGCATGGTCTCGACCACCGCCACCTGGTGGCTCGACGAGCGCACCCCGCCCAAAGAGGTGGTCGCGGCGCACCTGGTCAATCTGTGCTGGAACGGTTTGAGTCATTTGGAAGCCGAACCGGGGCTCAGCTCCGAATGGAATACGGGGACTACGCCGACCAACGGTGGGGTAACCGGACGTTAG
- a CDS encoding TetR/AcrR family transcriptional regulator — protein MARQARAEITRDSVLAGAADVFLRLGYANASLSEIIAQSNVTKGALCFHFGSKEELARAVVDQGNERLTGSCQGFFDSRVPALEAAVGITYVVADLSMNDPMVGAMLKLTHQIGDYRGAQGDNIAKTWGETYRLLSERAIAQGDLIADLDPEVVGVLLQELTAGVHIVAVGTESMEQMAARMERAWYFLLPSLVPPEKLSYFREFAARRLRRYVV, from the coding sequence ATGGCTAGGCAAGCACGCGCGGAGATCACCCGCGACTCCGTCCTTGCTGGCGCTGCCGATGTCTTTCTCCGTTTGGGCTACGCCAACGCGAGCCTCAGCGAAATCATCGCGCAGTCCAATGTGACCAAGGGCGCCTTGTGCTTTCACTTCGGCTCCAAGGAGGAGCTGGCCAGGGCGGTGGTCGATCAGGGCAACGAGCGCCTGACCGGATCCTGTCAGGGTTTCTTCGATTCCCGGGTGCCCGCGCTCGAGGCGGCTGTCGGGATCACCTATGTGGTGGCCGATCTGTCGATGAACGATCCGATGGTGGGCGCGATGCTCAAGCTCACCCACCAGATCGGTGACTATCGCGGCGCGCAGGGCGACAACATCGCCAAGACCTGGGGCGAGACGTACCGGTTGCTGTCGGAACGGGCCATCGCCCAGGGCGACCTGATCGCCGACCTCGATCCTGAGGTGGTCGGGGTACTGCTCCAGGAGCTGACCGCGGGCGTACACATCGTCGCGGTCGGCACCGAGTCGATGGAGCAGATGGCGGCGCGGATGGAGCGGGCCTGGTATTTCCTGCTGCCCTCGCTGGTGCCGCCGGAGAAACTGTCGTATTTCCGCGAGTTCGCGGCGCGCAGGCTGCGCCGCTACGTCGTCTAG
- a CDS encoding TIGR03085 family metal-binding protein — MSLARRERHALVETMTEAGPAAPTLCGTWTVHDLAAHLVVRERRPDASVGIVYRPMAGYLEAKQAQIARRPFAELLELVRTGPPWWSPLRPVDALANLSEMFVHHEDVRRAEPGWEPRQLAERDEDRLWTALRTVARAAYRKSPVPVVLATPRGARITAHRGDGAEVVLTGTPSELLLHAFGRDEVRITPTGAEADVRAVLAADRSV, encoded by the coding sequence GTGAGTCTGGCTCGACGTGAACGCCACGCCCTCGTGGAAACGATGACCGAGGCCGGCCCTGCCGCGCCTACCCTGTGCGGCACCTGGACGGTGCACGACCTCGCGGCCCACCTGGTGGTCCGCGAACGCAGGCCCGACGCGTCGGTGGGCATCGTCTACCGGCCGATGGCCGGTTACCTCGAGGCGAAGCAGGCACAGATCGCCCGCCGCCCGTTCGCCGAACTACTCGAACTGGTCCGCACCGGCCCGCCGTGGTGGTCGCCGCTGCGTCCGGTCGACGCACTGGCCAACCTCAGCGAGATGTTCGTCCACCACGAAGACGTTCGCCGGGCCGAACCGGGCTGGGAGCCAAGGCAATTGGCCGAACGCGACGAGGACCGCCTGTGGACCGCGCTGCGCACCGTCGCCCGCGCCGCCTACCGCAAGTCGCCGGTCCCGGTCGTCCTCGCGACGCCGCGCGGAGCCCGGATCACGGCGCACCGTGGCGACGGCGCCGAAGTAGTGCTCACCGGCACGCCGTCGGAGCTGCTCCTGCACGCCTTCGGCCGCGACGAAGTCCGCATCACCCCCACCGGCGCCGAGGCCGACGTGCGGGCGGTGCTCGCCGCCGACCGCAGCGTGTGA